The genome window CAGTCAAACGAAGATTCAGTACAGACATCAGACAATACctacaaatattttgaaagctgaTGGCATACTCCTTTTCTCCTTTGTTGTTACAACCTCAGTTTTATTTGGGACCTGCAATGCTGGATCTACAATGATTGGTCTTGCCCTTTGATACCTGCGCATGCAACCCAAGAGGCCAAGAATCACAATAAAGAACAAAAATCAGGTTAAGAATTAAGAATCACAAATGAACAGAGAAAGAATATGCTTACTCTTTCCAACCAATATTGCTTGTGTGCTCAATAAAATTCAGATCTCTTGGAATATATGAGAAGATATTAAGGATGTCTGTCAAATATGCAGGCAACAACACGAACATTAGTTTCAAAGATTATagacaaaaaaattattgtcCTACACATATTGCACACACGTCGGTAATTTTTTGGAACAATTATGCATAAAGATTGGAGATCTCAACAATTTTAAGCAAGTCCAGAAGCTTAAAGAACTTTCCTATTAGCATCCAGACCTTCAAAGTCACAAAGGTACTAATAAGGAAACTAAATCATGCTCTAAATCAGATGACACTCCTAAAACATAAGGAAACTAAAAAGGCCCATTTTTTTAGAAACACAATCTGTAGTCTATGGCAACTAAAAATGAGTGATATAGCTAATATAGCATGATGCTCCAATGCTATATGCTGATATATAGACGCATTTGTCGTTTGCAAGTAACAAAACAATCTTGTGGGGCTAGAGGCGATCCATATCAACGAGGGAGCTGAATTTACCATCTTGGGGCATGAGCGGGTAATCGGAGGCGCTGAGATTGATGAACCAGCTCCACCCCTCGAACTCCCGGAGCAGCACGGCGGCAGCGTGGAGCGTGGCGGCCAGCTCGGTGGGGCCCCTACGCGTGACGGCGCCCCACTCCCCCGCCGCGGCCACCCGCACGTTGCCGTACCGGCGCGGCGCCTCCTCGCCGCGCACGAAGGCCTCGAGATCCGCGCGGTCCTCCTCCCCCGCTACCCTGACAAGGTAGCAGTTCCACGGGTGGTACAGCGCCCGCAGCAGCCTCCGGATCCGCGGGCCATCCCCGGGGCCGGCGCCCGATATGACGTACGCCAGCCTCGGCGGCAGGTCAGGCGGCCTGCTCCCGAGCCGGCCCTGACGCTGATGCGGCGAGGCTGACGTCGAGGAGCAGCGCGCCGCGCCGAGCGCCGCGTAGAGGACGGGGAGCGAGAGGAGCGGGAGCGCGAGGAGCAGCACGCGCATCCACCTGAGGCGGTGCGCCCGCGGCAGCTTCCTCATGGATTGGACGCGCGTTGCCCGGGCGTGGGACCGAGAGCTAGAGCTCCCGCATTCGCTCCCCGGCCGGTGGCGTACGGAACAGGGGACGGAGGGGGGTCAGTGGCTGGTGGAAGGAGACATACAGACGACAGAATCACAGAAAGCGGAGCCGAGCGCGAGATGTAGGCGAGGAGCCAGGTGCGgctgcggcgcggcgcggcggcgtcTCGTGCAAGGAAACCGGGGGGCGCGGACGCTGTACGGGTGTAGCGTGTACCGTGTCCCAGTTTTTGCCTGCCGGTTGCTGCCGAGCCAGGATAACGTGCAGTTGTAACTGCTACTGTAACTTAACCACCTGATCCAACCATCCAGCAAGGAGACAAGGGCTAGGATCAAGCCCAGTGCACCTCTACTACCTCAAGGTATTTGCTAAGCAAAGCTACTGCTGTTTAAATGAGATGGTGTAAACATTACAATGCAATTAACACATGATAGCCATATCACCTCATTTCAGCGATAACTTGAATTCTGCAGATATTTTGCTCTAAATTGAGAGGTTAATGTTCTCTAAATTTGCATTCACAAAAGAGTGTATGCTAAATTGAGATACATTTACATATACCAATGTTCTCTATTCCTATTTCCATATACAAAAGCTTGTATCacccaaaagcaaaagcagacTTTATCATGCCTTCAGTCCATGGcatgcaaacaaaaaaaattagagctgATAATTTCtgattcaatggaacctagATAATTCACCTATTTTTTGCTAAAAGTGTCAACCATCTATTCCTTCGAATGAGTGAGGATTACTGACATCTTCAATCACATTTGAACTCtaaagagagatagagagagaaacataAAAAAGATAATAGCATAGTCAAAATAAGTTTTAGTGTACTTTTTTAAAAGAAGTGTCAACATATCATAAGAAGTTAGGTATAACTACTAAGTAATTCATATTCTTAATATTCTTCTGCAGTAGCCCTTATGGTTCTTTCATATGCTTGACTCTGTCACAAGActttcattttcttcttgttgcATAGGTTTGCTTATTTTGTTCTTGTTTGTCTTCTGAAATTTGTCAACCcaagttttcttttgttttgatCCACCCTTTcgccttt of Phragmites australis chromosome 3, lpPhrAust1.1, whole genome shotgun sequence contains these proteins:
- the LOC133912181 gene encoding beta-glucuronosyltransferase GlcAT14B-like → MRKLPRAHRLRWMRVLLLALPLLSLPVLYAALGAARCSSTSASPHQRQGRLGSRPPDLPPRLAYVISGAGPGDGPRIRRLLRALYHPWNCYLVRVAGEEDRADLEAFVRGEEAPRRYGNVRVAAAGEWGAVTRRGPTELAATLHAAAVLLREFEGWSWFINLSASDYPLMPQDDILNIFSYIPRDLNFIEHTSNIGWKEYQRARPIIVDPALQVPNKTEVVTTKEKRSMPSAFKIFVGSSSVVLSRSFLEFSLLGWDNLPRTLLMYFTNFFSPSEGYFHTVICNSNYYQNTTINNDLRFMAWDNPPRTYPVNLTTEHFDAMANSGAPFAHSCANDNPALDMIDVKLLGRAPDRFTPGGWCLGSSVGGKDPCNFFGRSFVLRPTKGSSKLEKLLLKLLEPDNFRPKQCK